From Lawsonia intracellularis PHE/MN1-00, the proteins below share one genomic window:
- a CDS encoding PEP/pyruvate-binding domain-containing protein, translated as MSKKTLSTHHDSINSVETIRKQLVLTGSDIITIGEDAELLVGGKNYNTALLGQIKEIKTPQFRAISSLAFHQILDETKVCAALIRSKVEEHYTHINWNNPEVVQDHEFLPKFVRNIASIIQYELDGNTNKLPLIRLRTFIEHVVDGFASSQENIDQLRKRSILVQCAILSVPLPPQVIEAVKIAYKEICNEAEENNVPVAVRSSAAGEDSRKKAFAGLQDTYLNMVGEDAVVLAYHWDCASAYNLRSMIYRREAILDALTKSESTGDEQFAIQAKQEWAIENTSLSVCIMRMINPVVSGTAFSADTATGCRGTTRNDLVSIDVSYGLGEAIVGGMVTPDKMYVYQKDDANEVIIRFMGNKTLKIIYDEKGGTKKIPVSERESIMWALSPTQAEQIAKGVRAISKAYKDIIMDTEFCIDTKGTIWFVQARPETRWNDELMLYPNTIFMHRCEVDPQAAATAKIVLEGNGASRGAGQGKVRFLNSALELNKIQKGDILAAERTDPDMVPGMRVASAILADVGGDTSHAAITSRELGIPAIIGIQNSAALKALDGLEVTVDGTRGHVYHGLLPLYQTGGEININELPKTKTKVGLVLADIGQSLFLSRLRNVPDFEVGLLRAEFMLGNVGVHPSALEAFDNGSLESIIQKKIDELEVHLRKTIQEHLCLGLVNLDLHLREHVGHISGYTEELERLHKRNDPHNPEAVIATYRQIKELEKRLDELTELAASSLDTLKVSSDLSEHVKIIMGYQKQLLSLNDESPQLKKRRIDLEKEIETYTADIAQNPIVQKTISQIEQLRKEVSERCGINKKIKELQSIPLAIGSLIRSCGHKTGREHYIQTLSQGLALFSMAFYGKPIIYRTTDFKTNEYRNLLGGILFEDFEDNPMLGYRGVARDIHDWEIDAFKAARSLYGAKNLQLMLPFVRTIEQARSMRSYLSEVHNLRSGEDNLQIFLMSELPSNAILARQFIQEFDGFSIGSNDMTQMVLATDRDNQSLSHIYDEEDPAVVWAILVTIFTGQKYGKKVGFCGQGVANSAILRGIVTISGITSASVVPDTYYQTKQEIADIEASNISLSELGQWLTKQHKNNLKKLLEEHGYNLFNTNPTNQDIQLWYNKNISTLCTQLQKNLTTSQAPKIAKTLKEFRTLFHKAVIYATWPWEETVNDALYQAGFRSFEEQKVALEQQRKHIMNTISYK; from the coding sequence ATGAGCAAAAAGACCCTTTCAACACACCATGATAGTATAAACTCAGTGGAAACTATACGTAAACAATTAGTATTAACAGGTTCTGATATTATTACTATAGGTGAAGATGCAGAATTACTTGTAGGTGGGAAAAATTATAATACTGCACTTCTTGGACAAATTAAAGAAATAAAAACTCCACAATTTCGAGCTATTTCTTCTCTTGCATTTCATCAAATTCTTGATGAAACTAAAGTTTGTGCTGCACTTATTCGCTCAAAAGTTGAAGAACATTATACACATATCAATTGGAATAATCCTGAAGTCGTACAAGACCATGAATTCTTACCAAAATTTGTCCGTAATATAGCCTCTATTATTCAATATGAATTAGATGGAAATACAAATAAATTACCCCTTATCCGCTTACGGACATTTATTGAACATGTTGTAGATGGTTTTGCCTCTTCCCAAGAAAATATAGATCAGTTACGTAAACGTTCTATTCTTGTACAATGTGCTATTCTATCAGTCCCTCTTCCTCCACAAGTCATTGAAGCAGTAAAAATAGCTTATAAAGAAATTTGTAATGAAGCAGAAGAAAATAATGTCCCAGTAGCAGTTCGTTCGTCAGCAGCCGGAGAAGACTCTCGTAAAAAAGCATTTGCTGGACTACAAGATACATATCTTAATATGGTAGGGGAAGATGCCGTTGTTCTTGCATATCATTGGGATTGTGCTTCTGCCTATAATCTACGTTCCATGATTTATCGACGTGAAGCTATCCTTGATGCTCTAACAAAATCAGAAAGTACAGGAGATGAACAATTTGCCATTCAAGCAAAACAAGAATGGGCTATTGAAAATACATCATTATCAGTATGTATAATGCGTATGATCAATCCTGTAGTTTCTGGTACTGCCTTCAGCGCTGACACTGCTACAGGTTGCCGTGGAACAACACGTAATGATCTTGTTAGTATTGATGTAAGCTATGGCCTTGGTGAAGCTATTGTTGGTGGGATGGTTACCCCAGATAAAATGTATGTTTACCAAAAAGATGATGCTAATGAAGTTATCATACGCTTTATGGGTAACAAAACTCTCAAAATTATCTATGATGAAAAAGGAGGAACAAAAAAAATTCCTGTATCTGAACGAGAATCAATAATGTGGGCATTGTCTCCTACTCAAGCTGAACAAATAGCTAAAGGTGTCCGTGCTATTAGTAAAGCCTATAAAGATATCATCATGGATACAGAATTCTGTATAGATACTAAAGGTACTATATGGTTCGTCCAGGCTCGACCTGAAACACGATGGAACGATGAGCTTATGCTCTATCCTAACACTATCTTTATGCATCGTTGTGAAGTTGATCCTCAAGCTGCTGCAACAGCAAAAATTGTTCTTGAAGGAAATGGTGCTTCTCGAGGTGCCGGACAAGGTAAAGTTCGCTTTCTTAATTCAGCCCTTGAGCTAAATAAAATACAAAAGGGTGATATCCTAGCAGCAGAACGTACCGATCCTGATATGGTCCCTGGTATGCGTGTAGCTTCTGCCATTCTTGCTGACGTAGGTGGAGATACAAGCCATGCTGCTATCACATCACGTGAACTAGGTATTCCTGCTATTATAGGTATACAAAACTCAGCAGCTTTAAAAGCTCTTGATGGTCTTGAAGTAACTGTTGATGGTACACGTGGTCATGTTTACCATGGACTGCTTCCACTATACCAAACAGGTGGAGAAATAAATATCAATGAGTTACCAAAGACAAAAACAAAAGTTGGCCTTGTACTAGCAGATATAGGTCAATCACTCTTTTTATCACGTCTACGTAATGTCCCTGACTTTGAAGTAGGTCTTTTACGTGCTGAATTTATGTTAGGAAACGTTGGTGTTCATCCTTCAGCACTTGAAGCTTTTGATAATGGTTCATTAGAATCTATTATCCAAAAAAAAATAGATGAACTTGAAGTACATCTCCGTAAAACTATACAAGAACATCTTTGTTTAGGACTTGTAAACTTAGATTTACACCTCCGTGAACATGTAGGACACATCTCTGGATATACAGAAGAACTTGAAAGGCTACATAAAAGAAATGATCCACATAATCCAGAAGCCGTCATAGCAACATATAGACAGATAAAAGAACTTGAAAAACGACTAGATGAACTTACAGAATTAGCAGCATCTTCCCTAGATACCCTTAAAGTTTCTTCTGACCTCTCTGAACATGTAAAAATTATTATGGGTTATCAAAAGCAGCTTCTATCGCTTAATGATGAATCTCCTCAGTTAAAAAAGCGTCGTATAGACCTTGAAAAAGAAATAGAAACGTATACTGCTGATATAGCTCAAAATCCAATAGTACAGAAGACAATAAGTCAAATTGAGCAACTTCGGAAAGAAGTAAGTGAGCGATGTGGTATTAATAAAAAAATTAAAGAATTACAATCTATTCCTCTAGCTATTGGTTCCCTTATCCGTTCTTGTGGACATAAAACAGGTCGTGAACATTATATCCAAACACTTTCACAAGGACTTGCGCTTTTCTCAATGGCTTTTTATGGAAAGCCTATTATCTATCGCACAACTGACTTTAAAACAAATGAATATAGAAATTTACTTGGCGGTATATTATTCGAAGACTTTGAAGATAATCCTATGTTAGGCTACAGAGGAGTTGCTCGGGATATTCATGACTGGGAAATTGATGCCTTCAAGGCAGCTCGTTCTCTATATGGTGCTAAAAATCTCCAGCTTATGCTTCCATTTGTAAGAACAATTGAACAAGCTCGCTCTATGCGCTCTTATCTTAGTGAGGTGCATAATCTCAGAAGTGGTGAAGATAATTTACAAATTTTTCTTATGTCTGAACTTCCTTCTAATGCTATTCTCGCTCGACAGTTCATTCAAGAGTTTGACGGATTCTCTATTGGCTCCAATGACATGACACAAATGGTGCTTGCTACAGATAGGGATAATCAATCTCTTTCTCATATTTATGATGAAGAAGATCCAGCTGTTGTTTGGGCTATTTTGGTTACCATTTTTACAGGTCAAAAATATGGTAAAAAAGTAGGATTCTGTGGACAAGGTGTTGCAAACAGTGCTATTTTACGAGGTATTGTAACTATTAGTGGTATCACCTCTGCATCTGTTGTACCTGATACATACTATCAAACAAAACAAGAGATTGCTGATATTGAAGCTTCAAATATCTCTCTTTCTGAACTGGGCCAGTGGCTCACCAAACAACATAAAAACAATCTCAAAAAATTACTTGAAGAACATGGTTATAATCTATTCAATACCAATCCTACAAATCAAGATATTCAATTATGGTATAATAAGAACATTTCAACCTTATGCACACAGCTACAAAAAAATCTAACGACTAGTCAAGCGCCAAAAATTGCTAAAACTTTAAAAGAATTCCGGACACTCTTCCATAAAGCTGTTATCTATGCCACATGGCCATGGGAAGAAACTGTTAATGATGCTTTATATCAAGCTGGATTTAGATCTTTTGAAGAACAAAAGGTTGCCCTTGAACAGCAAAGAAAACATATTATGAATACTATCAGTTACAAGTAA
- a CDS encoding biotin--[acetyl-CoA-carboxylase] ligase, protein MLKSINGTLRIVHIQSSKEKNNQNIIIHNPQLIPELLLRDNSPTFIHKNLHGLKNTSIPCMEASLSCPSLSSSKTIYLPEVVYLHTTCSSSLDIAYTLYKENLLPIWGSIIVTSQTAGRGQLGRTWCSPIGNVYATVRLPQCELFSKTKAAIIASTFFIHALNKIGFHVFLKWPNDIVVFANKQWCKVGGILLEERDDILLAGVGINMNKNSNEYTIREDASLQPSNLPPHPLFSGYGSILPLWLSLVSQVYLCYKEHRDVNQKTSWVKLAEQYLCLKNCSVVIKDGLNEHQHYKGIIAGIHDNGGLILSTSKQKKIFLSGSLYPLL, encoded by the coding sequence ATGCTAAAATCTATCAATGGGACATTAAGGATTGTTCATATACAATCAAGTAAAGAAAAAAATAACCAAAATATAATTATTCATAATCCTCAGCTTATTCCTGAACTATTACTACGTGATAATTCTCCCACATTTATTCATAAAAACCTTCATGGATTAAAAAATACATCTATTCCCTGTATGGAAGCAAGCCTATCATGTCCTTCTTTGTCCTCTTCAAAAACAATATACCTTCCAGAAGTTGTCTATTTACATACAACATGTTCATCAAGCTTAGATATTGCATATACTCTTTATAAAGAAAATCTTCTCCCTATATGGGGAAGTATTATTGTTACCTCCCAAACAGCAGGGAGAGGTCAACTAGGAAGAACATGGTGTTCTCCTATAGGAAATGTATATGCTACTGTTAGATTACCCCAATGTGAACTTTTCTCAAAGACAAAAGCAGCAATAATTGCCAGTACCTTTTTTATTCATGCATTAAATAAAATAGGATTCCATGTATTTCTTAAATGGCCAAATGATATTGTAGTATTTGCTAATAAACAATGGTGTAAAGTAGGTGGCATTTTACTTGAAGAAAGAGATGATATTCTTTTAGCTGGAGTAGGTATTAATATGAATAAAAATTCTAATGAATATACAATTCGTGAAGATGCCTCACTACAACCATCAAATCTTCCACCACACCCACTGTTTTCTGGATATGGATCTATCCTTCCTTTATGGTTATCCCTTGTAAGTCAAGTCTATCTTTGCTATAAAGAACATAGGGATGTTAACCAAAAAACATCATGGGTAAAACTTGCAGAACAGTATCTTTGTTTAAAAAATTGTAGTGTTGTCATCAAAGATGGATTAAATGAACATCAACACTATAAAGGAATAATAGCAGGTATACATGATAATGGAGGTCTTATTTTATCTACTTCCAAGCAAAAAAAAATATTTTTATCTGGAAGCTTATACCCTTTGCTATAA
- the fliM gene encoding flagellar motor switch protein FliM, with product MNKILAQDEVDALLRGLSGGEIESETDIPEDDSGIVPFDLANQDRIIRGRMPVLEIVNDRFARLCTNALSNAIRKRVELNPISIDMTKFGDFMRSLPVPTSINIFKMDPLRGNAIIVVDSRLVFALVENVFGGIGSQPKIEGREFTRIEQVIVDRIIKIALDNMEESWRPVHDVKLELIRSEINPQFAAIVPPSDVVIVINFEVELDSSIGSMTICIPYATIEPIRSKLHASFQTERLEIDHAWVGRLKERLLETPVELKVRMGNTQITGNQLLRLKIGDVLVLDTDVEDLLECTVAGVTKYWGIAGTVKSNKAYQIIKEEEPHC from the coding sequence ATGAATAAAATACTTGCTCAAGACGAAGTTGATGCTCTTCTTAGAGGACTTTCTGGTGGAGAAATTGAAAGTGAAACTGATATTCCTGAAGATGATTCTGGAATTGTTCCTTTTGATTTAGCTAATCAAGATCGTATTATTCGTGGGCGTATGCCTGTTTTAGAAATCGTAAATGATCGCTTTGCTCGTCTTTGTACAAATGCCTTATCAAATGCTATACGTAAACGTGTAGAACTTAATCCTATTTCTATAGATATGACAAAATTTGGAGATTTTATGCGCTCACTACCAGTTCCTACAAGCATAAATATCTTCAAAATGGATCCTCTAAGAGGAAATGCTATTATTGTTGTAGATTCTCGGCTTGTTTTTGCACTAGTAGAAAATGTATTTGGAGGTATAGGCTCTCAACCAAAAATCGAAGGTCGAGAGTTTACTCGTATTGAGCAAGTTATTGTTGATAGAATAATCAAGATAGCTCTTGATAATATGGAAGAATCATGGAGACCTGTTCATGATGTAAAATTAGAACTTATACGTTCTGAAATAAATCCACAGTTTGCTGCCATTGTACCACCAAGCGATGTAGTTATTGTCATTAATTTTGAAGTGGAACTTGATTCTTCTATTGGATCTATGACCATATGTATACCATATGCAACAATTGAACCTATTCGCTCAAAACTTCATGCAAGTTTTCAAACAGAACGACTTGAAATTGATCATGCTTGGGTAGGTCGACTTAAAGAGCGTCTTTTAGAAACACCTGTAGAGCTTAAAGTAAGAATGGGTAATACACAGATTACAGGAAACCAATTATTAAGATTAAAAATTGGGGATGTTCTTGTTCTTGACACAGATGTAGAAGATCTCCTTGAATGTACTGTAGCTGGAGTTACTAAGTATTGGGGCATTGCAGGAACAGTAAAATCAAATAAAGCATATCAAATTATAAAAGAAGAAGAACCACACTGCTAA